Part of the Oscillibacter hominis genome is shown below.
GGTGTTGGACGGGCTGAATATGGCTTTGGAGCGGATCGTTGAATCCAACCCCAACTTCAGCACGGAACGTTACGCTGCCAACTTCCCCTCCCAGATTCAGGACATCCAGCTCAACGATGGGGAACTGGAGTATATACACCAAAAGGGCTCTGTCACCGTGGCTGTGCCGGAGCATTGGCACCCGCTCTTCTGCATGACCACGGAAGGCGACATGCACAATGGCCTCGTACCCGATCTGATGGAGCAGGTCCGGGAGTTCTCCGGCCTGGAGTATTCCTATGTGTATGCGGAAACCTATTTGGACGCAGTGGAGATGGTGGAACGGGGAGAGGCGGATGTGCTGGGATTTTTCCTGGGCACGGAGGAGGACGCCGCCCGGCAGGGGCTGGCCCTGTCCTCGGCGTACACGGAACTGGACAACATCATTGTGCGGAACAAGTCGTCCAGCTATCCGGCGGAGGAGCTTACCTGTGCCGTGATAGAGGGGAGGACCCTGCCCGGCGATATTATTGCCCAGTCGTTTCCCTTTGCCAATATCACCGATGCGCTCTCCGCGGTCAATCAGGGTAAAATCGATTTTGTCTATGGCCTTTCCCCCAGGCTGGAACAGGAAATCCAGCAGTATCACTTCAACAACCTGGTTCCGGTCTCACTGGTCAATGACACCAGCAGCATCTGCTTTGCCCTGACGCGGCCGGCAAATCCGAACCTGCTCACCATTCTCAATAAGTCCATCAACCGGCTCACTTCCGAGGAGAAGGACTCCATGCTGAACCGGAACCTGGTCTCCATTGGGGCCAACCAGTTTTCCATCGCCGAACTGGTCTATGCCGACCCTGTGCTGTTTGTGGTGATTCTGGCGGTCATCCTGCTGATTGTGGTGGTCGCTGTTCTGATTGTGGCCCGGGCCCGGATGCGGGCCGCCGTCATGCAGAGCAACCTGGAGCGGGCCCAGGCTGAGAGCAGGGCCAAAGGTGAATTCCTCTCCCGTATGAGCCATGAGATCCGCACGCCCATGAACGCGGTGGTGGGGCTGGCGGATTTGACCGGCATGCTGGAGGGCGTCCCGGAGAATGTGCGGGAAAACCTTGCAAAAATCCGCGCCTCCTCCCAATATCTGCTGAGCCTTATCAACGACATCCTGGACATGAGCCGCATTGAAAACGGAATGCTCTCCATTGCCAATGAGCCCTTCTCCCTGGAGCAGATGGTGGATAACCTCTACAGCATGATGGAAGCCGAGGCCCAGCGGCGGGGAGTCGACTTTTCGGTGAAGCAGGAGATCCGCCACAGCGACCTGATGGGCGACGCCGTCCGGCTGCGGCAGGTGCTGACGAATCTGCTGTCCAACGCGTTTAAATTTACGCCGGAGGGCGGCAGAGTGGTGCTGCGGGTGACGGAGGAAGCTGACGCCACATTTACCTTCCGGGTGATCGACAGCGGAGTGGGCATCCGGCCGGAGGATCAGAAGCGGATTTTTGGTTCCTTTGAGCAGCTGGGCACCAGCTCCTCCAAGAGCCAGGGCACCGGGTTGGGTTTGGCCATCAGCAGCAACATCGTGAAGCTGATGGGCGGTGAGCTCAGCGTCAGGAGCGAGCTGGGGACAGGCAGTGAGTTCTACTTTACGATCACCTTCCCTCTGGGCAAGGCGGAGGACCGGATGGAGAAGCTGACGGCGAGCGGCCTTTTGAAGGGCGCCATGATCCTCCTTGCAGAGGACAATGACCTCAATGCGGAGATTGCCACCCAGCTTTTGGAGATTCAGGGCGCCTCCGTCTGCCGCAGCGAAAACGGCGCTCTCGCGCTGGAGCGGTTCCGGCGCAGCGCCGTCGGCGAATTCCAAGTGATTTTGATGGATATCCAGATGCCGGAGATGAACGGGCTGGAGGCGGCCAGGGCCATCCGCAAGCTGGACCGGCCGGACGCGGCCACGGTTCCCATTGTGGCCATGACCGCAAACTCCTTCAAGGAAGATGCCGACGCGGCCCGGGAGGCCGGGATGACCGGCTTCATCCCCAAGCCCCTGGACGTTGGGTATCTCTATCACGTCCTGCAGGAGATTTTGAATCAGGCGGACCGGGAAAAGGGCCAGGGCAGCTGATCCTTCCAACAGGCCGGAGCAATTTTGCTCCGGCCTTTTTTTGCTCCGGCGAGAAATTGCAATTCCTGAAAAAACAATGTACAATGGCGGTACTGCGCAATAGGGAGGGACGTTCTTGGAAGGATATCGGATTTTAATTGTGGAGGACGACGGCGTCATTGCCCGGGTGATGGAGGACCATCTCAAAAGCTGGGGGTACGCGGTCCGCTGCGTTACGGATTTTGAGCGCGTGCTGGAGGAATTTGCGGCCTTTGACCCCCAGCTGGTGCTGATGGACATCTCCCTGCCCTTTTTCAACGGCTATCACTGGTGCGCGGAGCTGCGGAAGGTATCCAAGGTGCCGGTGGTGTTCATCTCGTCCGCATCCGACGACATGAACCTCATCCTGGCGGTCAATATGGGCGGCGACGACTTCCTGTCCAAGCCCTTTGAGCTGCCGGTGCTGACGGCAAAGGTGCAGGCGCTGCTGCGCCGGACCTACGACTTCGGCGCCCCGGCCCACGTGCTCAGCTGCGGCGGAGCGGTGCTGAACGTGTCCGACTCCTCCCTGAGCGCCGGGGGCAAACGGGTGGAGCTGACCCGCAACGAGCTGCGGATTCTGCAGCTGCTGTTGGAGAACCGGGGCAGGATCGTCAGTCGGGAATCCTTAATGGTCCGGCTGTGGGAGTCGGATGCCTTTGTGGATGAAAACACGCTGACGGTCAACATGACCCGGCTGCGGAAGAAATTGGGGAGCGCCGGCCTTTCAGACCTGATCCAGACGAAAAAGGGCGCCGGCTATCTGGTGGAGTGAATATGCTGATTTCTTATATCAAGCGCCAGTACAAGCTGATCTTGATGCTGGCCCTGTTCGCCGCCGTGTTTGCGTCGGTCTTTTCCCTCTATGACCTGCCGGCGGAGGCGGTCTTCTATTCTGCCGCCCTCTGCCTTGTGATCGGGCTGGTCCTCTTTTCGGTGGGATACCGGCGGTATCTGCGCACGCACCGGGAGCTGAAGCGGCTGCTTGAGAATGTGGAGGAGCTCTCCTTCTGTCTCCCGCCGCCTCAGGGCGCGCTGGAGGCGGACTACCAGGCGCTGGTGCGCGCCGTCTGCCGGGACCGGGCGCGGATCGTGGCGGAGGGAGAGGACAAATACCGGGACATGCTGGACTATTATACCCTGTGGGCCCATCAGATCAAAACGCCGGTGGCCGCCATGAGCCTCCTGCTCCAGACGGAGGGGGCCAGCCGGGAGGCGCTGGGCGCAGAGCTTTTGAAGATCGAGCAGTACGTGGAGATGGTGCTGACCTATCTCCGGCTGGGCAGCGACTCCACGGACTATGTGCTGCGCCGGTGCAGCCTGGACGAGATCGTCCGCGCCTGCGCGCGCCGGTATGCAAGGCTCTTTGTGCTCAAAAAGCTCTCCCTGCGCTTTGACGGGACAGGCCGCAGCGTGCTGACCGATGAAAAGTGGCTCTCCTTTGTGGTGGGCCAGCTGCTGTCCAACGCCATCAAGTATACGCCGGAGGGCGGCGAGGTCCGCGTCTACGGAGACGGGCAGACGCTGGTGGTGTCGGACACGGGCATCGGCATCCGGGAGGAGGACCTGCCCCGTGTGTTTGAAAAAGGGTTTACAGGGCAAAATGGCCGGCAGGAGAAAAAATCCACCGGTATCGGGCTGTACCTCTGCCGGAGGATTCTGGACAAGCTGGGCGGCTCCATCTCCATCGTGTCCCGGCCGGGGAAGGGGACCATTGTCCGGGTGCTGCTGCCAGAGGGAAAGCAGGTCTTGGAGTAACCTTGCAAAAGTGTAAGATTGGGGGCCGGAGTGTAAGCCAAAGCGATGGCAGCACAGTCCGGCCCCATGCTATGATGGTCAGGAACAAAAGGAGGAGAACAATATGTCACTTTTGGAAGTCAGCCATCTGCGAAAAATCTACACCACCCGCTTCGGCGGCAATCAGGTGGAGGCACTGCGCAACGTAAATTTCTCCGTGGAAGAGGGGGAATACGTTGCCATCATGGGCGAGTCCGGCTCCGGCAAGACCACGCTTCTGAACATCCTGGCGGCCCTGGACCGCCCCACCTCCGGAGAGGTGTTTTTAAACGGCAAGGCGCTCTCGGACATCCGGGAGCGGGACATGGCCACCTTCCGCCGCAGCAACCTGGGCTTTGTGTTCCAGGACTTCAACCTGTTAGACACCTTTTCCATCCAGGACAACATCTTCCTGCCCCTGGTCCTGGCGGGCAAGGACTATGACCTGATGCATAAAAAGCTGGCCCCCATTGCCGAAAAACTGGGGATCACGGAGATTCTCACCAAGTTTCCCTACGAGGTGTCCGGCGGCCAGAAGCAGCGCGCTGCCATGGCCCGGGCGCTGATTACCGATCCCCAGATCATCCTGGCCGACGAGCCCACCGGGGCCCTGGACTCCAGGGCTTCGGACCACCTGCTGGACCTTCTGGGCCAGGTCAACGAAAGCGGCCAGACCATCCTCATGGTGACCCACTCCATCAAGGCGGCCAGCCACGCAAAAAGGGTGCTCTTTTTGCGGGACGGCGAGGTGTACCATCAGCTCTACCGGGGCGGCGAGAGCCAGGAGTCCCAGTTCCGGCGGATTTCCGACACGCTGACGCTGCTGGCGCAAGGCGGTGACCTCCATGCGTAAAAGTGGATTCTATCCCCGCATGGCTGTGGTGAACCTGGCCCGGAACTGGCAGTTTTACGGGCCGTACCTCTTATCCTGCGGCGGCACGGCGGCCATGTTCTACATCCTGTGCTTCCTCACCTGGAACGACCTCATCGATTCGGTCCGGGGCGCGGCCTACCTCCAGTCGCTCATGTACCTTGGATGCATCATCGTGGCGGCGTTCGCCGCAGTGATTCTGCTCTACGCCAACAGCTTTGTGATGAAGTGCCGGCGGCGGGAGCTTGGGCTTTACAACGTCCTTGGCATGGAAAAGCGGCACATCGCCCACGTGATGGTGTGGGAGACGCTGATGACTGCGACAGCGGCCATGGCGGGCGGGCTGCTGGCCGGGATCGTGCTGTCCAAGCTGATTTTGCTGCTGCTTTTGAAGCTGGTGCGGATCCCGGTGGTCATGGGCTTTGAGATCAGCCTGCCCGGCATAGGATACACGGCGGCGCTCTTTGCGGCGCTGTTCCTCCTGACGCTGGTGAGCAACCTGGTCCGCCTGGGCCGCTCCCGCCCCATCGAGCTGCTCCACAGCGACAGCGTGGGCGAGCGGGAGCCAAAGACAAAGCTCCTTCTGACGCTCATCGGCATGGTGAGCCTGGCTGGCGGGTACGGAATCGCCCTGAAGGTGCAGGACCCGACGGAGGCGCTGGTCTTCTTTTTCGTGGCGGTGCTCCTGGTGATGCTGGGCACCTACTGCCTGTTCACCGCCGGCTCCATCGCCCTGCTCAAGCGGCTGCGGGCCAACCGGAAATTCTACTACCAGACCAATCACTTCACCGCCGTGGCCGGTATGCTCTACCGCATGAAGCAAAACGCCGTGGGCCTTGCCAACATCTGCATTCTGGCCACCATGGTGCTGGTGACGGTCTCCTCCACAGTCTGCCTCTATCTTGGGGCGGAGAGCTCACTTGACGCCATGTTCCCCCACGACATAGAAGTGACGGAGTACCTGGAGGGCCAGGGAGCGGATCCGGAGGGTACCTTTGCGAAGGTGCAGGAGGAGGTGGCCGCCTCGGGACGGAAGGTGGAATATTTGAGCTATGATACGCTCACCACTCTCAGAGGGTGGCGCAGCGGCGGCACGGTGGACTTCGCGGCCTCCATTGGGGCGCCGGTCGAGCTGGAGATTTTTACAGCCGATGAGTACGGACGCCTGACCGGTGAGACCGTCTCCCTGGCTGCGGGGGAGGTGCTGGCCCACTCCCTGGACCAGGACCTCCCTGACGCCCTGAGCGTGGGCGGGCTCCCCTTTCAGGTCAAGGGTCACCTGAAGGGGTTTGTGGAGGAAAATGACGCCGTCGTGGTCAGCAACATGGAGGTCGTGGGGCTGGTGGTTGCGGACGAGGACGTGGTGGAGCGCGTGAAGGAGGCGGCGGGCGGCGGGTACACCGCATTTCGCATCCGCATGGACATCGACGGAACCGAGGCGGAGAAGATCGCCTGCGCCAACGCCATTCTTGGCTCCTCAGACGGCGCCTTCAGCCTCACCAGCCGCCAGGACAACGCCCTGGACATCTATGCCATGTACGGCGGGTTTTTGTTCTTGGGGCTGTTTTTGGGCCTGCTGTTCCTGATGGCCACCGTCCTCATCATATACTATAAGCAGGTTTCGGAGGGGTATGAAGACCGGAAGCGGTTTGAGATCATGCAGCAGGTGGGCATGAGTCCCCGGGAGGTCCGCTCCTCCATCCGCAGCCAGATTCTCATAGTGTTCTTCCTGCCCCTTGCCATGGCGGGGCTCCATATCTTAGCGGCCTTTCCAATGATCTCCAAGCTGCTGAAGCTCTTTCAGCTCACCAACACCACACTGTTTGCCCTGTGCACTGCCGGAACGCTGCTGGCTTTCTGCCTCATCTACGCGCTGGTGTACTGGGCCACGGCCCGGACCTATTACCGGATCGTGCAAAAGCCCGGGTTTTGATGAAAGCAAAAAAAAGGAGCGGATCACAGAAGGTATTCCCTCACAGGGACAACAACAGAAATCGAACAGAGCAGAGCGGCACGGGCAAGGAAACCGAATGGTTTTCCTTGCCCGTGTCATGGTTTTCAGATACGGCAGGCTTTTTTCAGCTTTCGCCCTCCCGATACCATGACATTAAGCGAGGTGGTTTTTGCGTATCACAGCAAATGTCCCCTACCTTTTTGGGCTCAAAAGCGGAGAAAAGGCAACTGTTTTTAAACCTGAACCCCCGGCCAGTGCACCAAGAACGGACTGGGAGGTGTGTATATATCGTCCAAAAACGTGCGAAAGGACCGCAGGAAAACCGATTCTTCCATCTCCATTTTGAAGCCCCAACGGCACGGAGATGTGAACAGATTTGTCATCGTACCAGGCATGCTTCCTGTGTGAATTTACATATAATTTTCGGCTATTTTACCAAAGGATGGTTTCAGATTTAGCGTACCACAAGTATACTCTATGGAAGAATTGCTCTGTTAGCTTGGTGACTTATTGTGACTCGCAATTGCGGGACATATTTACCGGCGTTACTGACCCTCTTGCTGTCAACCGAAAATTCCTTTCAATCACATGATGAACATGAGATAAACCAACAGGAGAAACCATTCTATGACGACAAAAGAAAGCCGAATTCAAAGAGGCATCCTATACTTGGCTGTTGCGGCGATTATGGTGCTTCTGGTATGCTTTCCGGTTCCGCAGAATCCATACCAGAGTTTAACGGCAAATGCAATCCGTTACGAACGCGGCGTTGTGGTGTCGGTTCTGAACGAAGAACTCTCGCCCAGCAGTGTGGAAGCCTCCCATCAGCTGGGAATGCAAACCCTGGAAGTTGCTTTAGAGAGCGGAACAACAATCCAGGTGGACAACTACCTGACAGACGTACATAACGTTCTGGCGAAGGCTGGCTCCCATATCATTGTCTGCGTGGACGCTCCGGAGGGGGTCGAGCCCTATTATACTGTTTATAACTATGACCGTACAGTCTCTGCGGCCATGCTGGTATGCGTGTTTTTGGGATTAATGCTGCTGGTGGGCCGTCGAAAAGGATTTGATGCGGCTCTGGCCATCCTTTTCTCCATGCTCATACTGCTTCAATTCACACTTCCGCTGATCTACAACGGAGCCTCGCCCGTTGCAGTGGGACTGGCGTCCGTGCTGGCCTCTACCGCTGTAACCCTGACCCTGCTGTATGGACTGACGGCTCGGGCCTGGCTATCCGCTGCGGTAACACTGGCGGGAGAGTGTACAGCGGTGGCACTGTTTGCTGGTTTTGCTTTTCTGCTGCATATCAGCGGCTTTCAGACCGATCCCGCCGAAAGCCTGATCGTAGTGGCCCAAAATACGGGACTGCGGCTGAAAAGCATCCTGCTGACGGCCACCATGATTGCCTCTCTGGGTGCGGTGATGGACGTAGCGGTCTCTCTGCTGTCGGCCCTGTGGGAACTGCGGGTTAACCGGCCGGGGCTCTCTGCCAGCGAGCTTTTTCGCTCCGGCATGAACATCGGCAGGGATATGATCGGCACCATGAGCAATACCCTGATTTTCGCCTTTGCCGGCAGTGCGCTGGCTACCATGCTGAGCCTATTTGCCTATGGCGTCCAAAGCAGCCAACTGCTGAATTCCGACTATGTGTCCATGGAGCTGGCGCAAGGCTTGTGCAGTACCTGCGCTGTGATCGCGACGGTGCCCTTGGCCTCCTTGGCCGCAGCAGTTGTCTTTCCAAAACTGAAAATTCCCGGAGAAGCGCCGGTGTAAATATACGATCCTAATAAGTGATATAGAAAAGGAGCAAGGTTAAAACAATGAGAAAAAAATCGCAGCGCTTCTTGTCGTTGTTCCTGAGCCTGGTCACGGTTGTTCAGATGGTGGGAGTCGTTCCCGCAGCAGCTGCTGACAACCGCTTGAGCGGCGCAGGCACGGCAGAGAATCCCTATCAGATTTCCAGCGAGGATGACCTCGCATTGATGACAGAGCAGTTGAACGGCACTGGCGCCGCCGACTTTGTCAATGCATATTATCAGGTTACCCAAGATATTGAGCTGGAAGAAGAGGTTACCCCCATCGCCACCTTCTCCGGCGTGCTGGACGGCGACGGGCATACCATCTCCGGCCTGACGGTGGACAGCAGTACCACTCAGGCTGCGTTGATCTTGGCCAATAACGGTACGATCTCCGACCTGGGCATGACCCATGTTTCCATCAGCGGAACGCCCAGTAGCGGCGACGTCAAGCGGGCCGCCTTCGCCATTGAAAACCATGGTGCCATTGAAAACTGCTATGCCACCGGCAGCCTGTCTGGCGGATGGCGGGTCGGCGGCATTGCTACCCAAAACTACGGCACGGTGGAGAACTGCTACTTTGTCGGCAGCGTGTCCGGAAACTGGGAAACCGGCGGCATTGTAGCCTGGTGTGCCGAGACGGCAAACAGCATCACTAACTGCTATGCAAAGGTCACTGGCAGTGCCACTAACAGTAGCATCGGTGCGATTACGGGCTATGCCTACGCACCGACGATCCTGAAGGGAAATGTGGCTCTGGATGGAGCACTGACTTCGAAAGGAAGCATTTCCCGTATCTGCGGTAAGGAAAAGAGTACCCCCATTACTTACCAGAATAATCTGTCCTGCGAGGACCTTCTGATTAACGGCAGCAAGATCACCGACGGCACCGCCGACAACAAAAACGGCCTGAACAAGACTGCCGCAGAACTGACGCAGCAGGAGACCTACACCGCTATCGGCTGGGATTTTGAAAATGTTTGGACCATGGACGAGACCCTGGGCCGTCCCACGCTGCGCAGCTGCCCTGAGTCGGCTGATGCTGTGGAGTACCCCATGCCTGAGGGCAGCGGTACCGAGGAATCCCCCTATTGCATCGCGGATGAAGAGAATCTGAAGCTGGTCATTGCCGCCATCAACAGCAGTGTAGGTGGTTATGCCGAAGCTTACTACCAGCTGACCGATGACATCACGGTGAACGGCGCCATCCCCTCTGTGTTTACTTTCTCTGGCGTGTTTGACGGCAACGGACACAGCATCGACGGCTATGAGCTGAGTACGTCTGACGAGACCGATGCCTTGTTCCGGAAGAATGAAGGTACCATCCGCCGTCTGGCTCTGACCGATGTGGAGGTCACCGGCCCCGGCACCCCTGAAACCAGCCGCCGGGCGCCCCTGTGCTTCCAGAACTACGGCACCATCGAGGAGTGCTTTGTCACCGGCAATGTTTCCGGCGGCCACCGCGCCGGCGGTATTGTGGCCGAAAACTACAAGACCATCCAGAACTGCTACTTCAAGGGTGATGTGGTCGGCGGCTGCGAGACGGCCGGCATTACTGCCTGGAACCAGACTACTGGTATTGTAAAAAACTGCTATGTGTCCGGCAGTATCACGACCTTGAGCAACAACAGCGGCTTCATCGGTGGCTACGGCTACACCGGCACCCTCTACCAGGGCAATGTGGTGCTCAGCGGAAGCGCACTGACCACCGAAAGTGCCAAAAACTATGCCCGCATCTGCGGCCGCAATAACGGCACTCCCACCTATACCGACAACCTCGCTTGCGAGGATGTGACCCTGAATGGCCAGCTTGTCACCGACGGCGCCGCCGACAACATAAACGGCCTGAACAAGACTGCCGCAGAGCTGACGCAGCAGGAGACCTACGCTGCTATCGGCTGGGACTTTGACACCGTTTGGACCATGGACGAGACCCTGGGCCGTCCCGCGCTGCGCAGCTGCCGCGAGAAGGCACCTGAAGTTGATGTCGAGCAGCCGGACAAGCAGACCTTTACCGTTTCCAGTCCCGACCAGGATCTGGTGGCTACGGTCTATGTGACTGCTGACAACGAGCTGGGCTACTCCGTCCGCCTGAATGAGTCTGACGTTCTTCTGCGCGCATCTCTGGGCCTGACCGTAAACGGTGTGGACATGGGTCAGGATATCACCCTGGGCAATCCGGTTATGACTACGGACAATGAGACCTATGCCACCCGCGGCATGCATACCACCGCCCGCAACCATTATAACCAGGCAGCGTTCTCTGTGACCCATGAGGATGGAGCCGCTATGACGCTGAATGTCCGCGCCTATGATGACGGCATTGCCTTTCAGTATGTGATGCCTGACGGTTCCGTCACCATCTCCGGGGATGACACCCGCTTTGCCCTGCCCACCAGCGCCAAGGCATTCTTCCAGTACGGCGACAATGCCGACGGCTCCGAGAGCTACGAGGGCATCCGCAATATGCAGGGTGTGACCACCGCCTCCACCGTGGCAGGTATCGGCAAGGGCCGCCTGCTGTGCGCGTTGCCCACCTTCCAGCTGGCTGACAAGTCCGCTTACGTCTGCATTACCGAGGCCAACATTTACGACTGGTCGGGCATGGGCCTGCGGGCCGAGGGGGACGGGGTCCTGAAGGCGGAATACTGGGATGCCAACGGCAAGACCTTTACCACCGA
Proteins encoded:
- a CDS encoding FtsX-like permease family protein; its protein translation is MRKSGFYPRMAVVNLARNWQFYGPYLLSCGGTAAMFYILCFLTWNDLIDSVRGAAYLQSLMYLGCIIVAAFAAVILLYANSFVMKCRRRELGLYNVLGMEKRHIAHVMVWETLMTATAAMAGGLLAGIVLSKLILLLLLKLVRIPVVMGFEISLPGIGYTAALFAALFLLTLVSNLVRLGRSRPIELLHSDSVGEREPKTKLLLTLIGMVSLAGGYGIALKVQDPTEALVFFFVAVLLVMLGTYCLFTAGSIALLKRLRANRKFYYQTNHFTAVAGMLYRMKQNAVGLANICILATMVLVTVSSTVCLYLGAESSLDAMFPHDIEVTEYLEGQGADPEGTFAKVQEEVAASGRKVEYLSYDTLTTLRGWRSGGTVDFAASIGAPVELEIFTADEYGRLTGETVSLAAGEVLAHSLDQDLPDALSVGGLPFQVKGHLKGFVEENDAVVVSNMEVVGLVVADEDVVERVKEAAGGGYTAFRIRMDIDGTEAEKIACANAILGSSDGAFSLTSRQDNALDIYAMYGGFLFLGLFLGLLFLMATVLIIYYKQVSEGYEDRKRFEIMQQVGMSPREVRSSIRSQILIVFFLPLAMAGLHILAAFPMISKLLKLFQLTNTTLFALCTAGTLLAFCLIYALVYWATARTYYRIVQKPGF
- a CDS encoding response regulator transcription factor gives rise to the protein MEGYRILIVEDDGVIARVMEDHLKSWGYAVRCVTDFERVLEEFAAFDPQLVLMDISLPFFNGYHWCAELRKVSKVPVVFISSASDDMNLILAVNMGGDDFLSKPFELPVLTAKVQALLRRTYDFGAPAHVLSCGGAVLNVSDSSLSAGGKRVELTRNELRILQLLLENRGRIVSRESLMVRLWESDAFVDENTLTVNMTRLRKKLGSAGLSDLIQTKKGAGYLVE
- a CDS encoding sensor histidine kinase, with protein sequence MLISYIKRQYKLILMLALFAAVFASVFSLYDLPAEAVFYSAALCLVIGLVLFSVGYRRYLRTHRELKRLLENVEELSFCLPPPQGALEADYQALVRAVCRDRARIVAEGEDKYRDMLDYYTLWAHQIKTPVAAMSLLLQTEGASREALGAELLKIEQYVEMVLTYLRLGSDSTDYVLRRCSLDEIVRACARRYARLFVLKKLSLRFDGTGRSVLTDEKWLSFVVGQLLSNAIKYTPEGGEVRVYGDGQTLVVSDTGIGIREEDLPRVFEKGFTGQNGRQEKKSTGIGLYLCRRILDKLGGSISIVSRPGKGTIVRVLLPEGKQVLE
- a CDS encoding ABC transporter ATP-binding protein, with translation MSLLEVSHLRKIYTTRFGGNQVEALRNVNFSVEEGEYVAIMGESGSGKTTLLNILAALDRPTSGEVFLNGKALSDIRERDMATFRRSNLGFVFQDFNLLDTFSIQDNIFLPLVLAGKDYDLMHKKLAPIAEKLGITEILTKFPYEVSGGQKQRAAMARALITDPQIILADEPTGALDSRASDHLLDLLGQVNESGQTILMVTHSIKAASHAKRVLFLRDGEVYHQLYRGGESQESQFRRISDTLTLLAQGGDLHA
- a CDS encoding YibE/F family protein, which encodes MTTKESRIQRGILYLAVAAIMVLLVCFPVPQNPYQSLTANAIRYERGVVVSVLNEELSPSSVEASHQLGMQTLEVALESGTTIQVDNYLTDVHNVLAKAGSHIIVCVDAPEGVEPYYTVYNYDRTVSAAMLVCVFLGLMLLVGRRKGFDAALAILFSMLILLQFTLPLIYNGASPVAVGLASVLASTAVTLTLLYGLTARAWLSAAVTLAGECTAVALFAGFAFLLHISGFQTDPAESLIVVAQNTGLRLKSILLTATMIASLGAVMDVAVSLLSALWELRVNRPGLSASELFRSGMNIGRDMIGTMSNTLIFAFAGSALATMLSLFAYGVQSSQLLNSDYVSMELAQGLCSTCAVIATVPLASLAAAVVFPKLKIPGEAPV
- a CDS encoding ATP-binding protein; translation: MAKLWNPYGKRCAASIFAALLALALCAPAMAAEGSARVLKVAFPQTKGLTETAEDGTRHGLVVDYLNEIAKYTGWEYEYIDTTGEDMVEEFTEGKYDLMGGTYYLPGFEDYFAYPDYNTGYSRSALLARRDDHSVQSSNYESLNGKTIGVYANAKENIRRLKEFLSINNLDCTLKEYVYSQLSEDGNLYAYLESGEVDLLLGNVAEDNAVFRVALSYNSQPYYIVTNVGNQEVLDGLNMALERIVESNPNFSTERYAANFPSQIQDIQLNDGELEYIHQKGSVTVAVPEHWHPLFCMTTEGDMHNGLVPDLMEQVREFSGLEYSYVYAETYLDAVEMVERGEADVLGFFLGTEEDAARQGLALSSAYTELDNIIVRNKSSSYPAEELTCAVIEGRTLPGDIIAQSFPFANITDALSAVNQGKIDFVYGLSPRLEQEIQQYHFNNLVPVSLVNDTSSICFALTRPANPNLLTILNKSINRLTSEEKDSMLNRNLVSIGANQFSIAELVYADPVLFVVILAVILLIVVVAVLIVARARMRAAVMQSNLERAQAESRAKGEFLSRMSHEIRTPMNAVVGLADLTGMLEGVPENVRENLAKIRASSQYLLSLINDILDMSRIENGMLSIANEPFSLEQMVDNLYSMMEAEAQRRGVDFSVKQEIRHSDLMGDAVRLRQVLTNLLSNAFKFTPEGGRVVLRVTEEADATFTFRVIDSGVGIRPEDQKRIFGSFEQLGTSSSKSQGTGLGLAISSNIVKLMGGELSVRSELGTGSEFYFTITFPLGKAEDRMEKLTASGLLKGAMILLAEDNDLNAEIATQLLEIQGASVCRSENGALALERFRRSAVGEFQVILMDIQMPEMNGLEAARAIRKLDRPDAATVPIVAMTANSFKEDADAAREAGMTGFIPKPLDVGYLYHVLQEILNQADREKGQGS